One part of the Fusobacterium pseudoperiodonticum genome encodes these proteins:
- a CDS encoding AEC family transporter, which produces MENFLLALNVVLPIFLTMALGFLLRKLKMVDESSLNTMNKLVFRVFMSTLLFLNVYNIGDLSKLSIDNLKLLGYAFGIIFVIVFLAWIIYMPKVKEKKKLSVLIQGVYRGNFVLFGLAIVDSIYGKEGLATVSLLTIVVIPTFNVLAVIILEYYSGREISKLKLVKQVFKNPLIIATVLGIIFILLGINIPKPIYKTLSDISKISTPLAFIVLGAELQFGNMLKNMKYLISVNFLRLIVNPLITIGIGKLIGFRGIELVALLSMSACPTAVASYTMAKEMKADGDLAGEIVATTSMFSILTIFCWVLILKNMAWI; this is translated from the coding sequence ATGGAAAATTTTTTATTGGCACTCAATGTAGTATTACCAATCTTTTTAACCATGGCATTGGGTTTTTTATTAAGAAAATTAAAAATGGTAGATGAGAGTAGTTTAAATACTATGAATAAATTAGTATTTAGAGTATTTATGAGTACTTTGCTATTTTTAAATGTCTATAATATTGGAGATTTATCTAAACTTTCCATTGACAATTTAAAATTACTAGGCTATGCCTTTGGAATTATTTTTGTTATAGTTTTTTTAGCTTGGATAATCTATATGCCAAAAGTAAAAGAGAAGAAAAAATTATCTGTTTTAATTCAAGGGGTATATAGAGGAAACTTTGTTTTATTTGGTCTGGCTATTGTAGATAGTATCTATGGGAAGGAAGGCTTAGCAACTGTTTCACTTTTAACAATTGTTGTTATTCCAACTTTCAATGTCTTAGCAGTTATAATATTAGAGTATTATTCAGGTAGAGAGATAAGTAAATTAAAGCTAGTAAAACAAGTATTTAAAAATCCTTTAATAATTGCAACAGTATTAGGAATAATATTTATTCTTTTAGGAATAAATATTCCTAAACCAATATACAAAACATTATCAGATATTTCTAAAATTTCAACTCCTCTTGCCTTTATAGTCTTGGGAGCTGAGTTACAGTTTGGAAATATGTTAAAGAATATGAAGTACTTAATTTCAGTAAATTTCTTGAGGCTTATAGTAAATCCATTAATCACTATAGGAATTGGTAAATTAATAGGTTTTCGAGGAATAGAATTAGTTGCATTGCTCTCAATGAGTGCCTGTCCTACAGCTGTAGCATCTTACACTATGGCAAAAGAAATGAAGGCTGATGGAGATTTAGCAGGTGAAATTGTTGCAACAACAAGTATGTTTTCAATACTTACTATTTTCTGTTGGGTATTGATATTGAAAAATATGGCATGGATATGA
- a CDS encoding TetR/AcrR family transcriptional regulator, whose product MEEMNIKKKRVMMYFIEATQELILDEGLEKLSIKKIAEKAGYNSATIYNYFENLEVLILYASVNYLKDYLNDLKNEITADMKAIEVYEAVYKIFTKHSFEKPEIFHTLFFGKYSYKLENIIKKYYEIFPDEIEGHIDLTKAMLIQGNIYDRDLPIINKMVKEGSIKEEEAKFIMETIIRVHQSYLSDLLYKNNDSLIEEYTQGFFKIFKFLLKKEDAWQQ is encoded by the coding sequence GTGGAAGAAATGAATATAAAGAAAAAAAGAGTTATGATGTATTTCATAGAAGCAACTCAAGAATTAATATTAGATGAAGGCTTAGAAAAGTTGTCTATTAAAAAGATAGCAGAAAAAGCAGGATATAATAGTGCTACAATCTATAATTATTTTGAAAATTTAGAAGTCTTAATATTGTATGCATCTGTAAATTATTTAAAAGACTATTTAAATGATTTAAAAAATGAAATAACAGCAGATATGAAAGCAATAGAAGTCTATGAAGCAGTTTATAAGATTTTTACAAAACATTCTTTTGAAAAACCTGAAATATTCCATACTCTATTTTTTGGAAAATATAGCTATAAGCTTGAAAATATTATAAAAAAATACTATGAAATCTTTCCTGATGAAATTGAAGGACACATAGATTTAACAAAGGCTATGTTGATCCAAGGAAACATATATGATAGAGATTTGCCTATTATAAATAAAATGGTAAAAGAAGGAAGCATAAAAGAAGAGGAAGCAAAGTTTATAATGGAAACCATAATAAGAGTTCATCAAAGTTATTTGAGTGATTTACTATATAAAAATAATGACTCATTAATAGAAGAATATACACAAGGTTTCTTTAAAATTTTTAAATTTTTATTAAAAAAGGAGGACGCATGGCAACAATAA
- a CDS encoding HrgC protein, giving the protein MSVRINLEKDGKKESGFMGFSWTLLFWGFWVPLFRGRNKDFGLFFLFFLVKIGLIVLTFKEQFRAQRNMEMFGFYKPSYILLIPTLIFVIIEVIEVWLAYYYNRHCTNTLLANGYYPEENDEYSIALLKEFTYIPYTKEELEDKSIREKYKKFSDFARKEERDKFKIFFSVWLIIGAIIFIIWVVQYLRFYNF; this is encoded by the coding sequence ATGTCAGTAAGAATAAACTTAGAAAAAGATGGAAAAAAAGAAAGTGGATTTATGGGATTTAGTTGGACATTATTATTTTGGGGTTTTTGGGTTCCATTATTTAGAGGAAGAAATAAAGATTTTGGATTATTCTTTTTATTTTTTCTTGTAAAAATAGGTCTTATTGTTCTAACATTTAAAGAACAGTTTAGAGCTCAAAGAAATATGGAAATGTTTGGTTTTTATAAACCTTCATATATTTTATTAATACCAACATTAATTTTTGTAATTATTGAAGTGATTGAGGTTTGGTTAGCATATTATTATAATAGACATTGTACTAATACTCTACTAGCAAATGGATATTATCCAGAAGAAAATGACGAATATTCGATAGCTCTTTTGAAAGAATTTACTTATATTCCATATACAAAAGAAGAGTTAGAAGATAAATCAATAAGAGAGAAATATAAGAAATTTTCAGATTTTGCAAGAAAAGAAGAAAGAGATAAGTTCAAAATATTCTTTTCAGTTTGGCTTATAATTGGTGCAATAATATTCATAATTTGGGTTGTACAATATTTAAGATTTTATAATTTTTAA
- a CDS encoding NUDIX hydrolase: MKLLDIPNLKFLKVGVDSDPLNNNNLEYLEKQNAIAALIVNHAGDKVLFVNQYRPGVHNYIYEVPAGLIDEGEEPIHALEREVREETGYRREDYDIIYDSNTGFLVSPGYTTEKIFIYIIKLKSDDIVPLELDLDDTENLYTRWIDIRDAGKLTLDMKTIFSLHIYANIIR, encoded by the coding sequence ATGAAATTATTAGATATTCCTAATTTAAAATTTTTAAAAGTTGGAGTTGATAGCGATCCATTAAACAATAATAATTTAGAATATTTAGAAAAACAGAATGCAATTGCTGCTTTAATAGTAAATCATGCTGGAGATAAGGTTTTATTTGTAAATCAGTATAGACCTGGGGTTCATAACTATATATATGAAGTTCCTGCTGGACTTATTGATGAGGGTGAAGAACCTATTCATGCTCTTGAAAGAGAAGTTAGAGAAGAAACAGGTTATAGAAGGGAAGATTATGACATTATCTATGATAGCAACACTGGATTTTTAGTTTCTCCAGGCTATACAACTGAAAAGATTTTTATTTATATCATAAAATTAAAATCTGATGATATTGTTCCTTTAGAACTTGACTTAGATGATACTGAAAATCTATACACAAGATGGATAGATATTAGAGATGCAGGAAAGCTTACTCTTGATATGAAGACAATTTTTTCACTTCATATCTATGCTAATATAATAAGATAA
- a CDS encoding DUF1576 domain-containing protein, with the protein MDNIKQRIRQIEILALTLFMIILVCFLTYIINESENIFLGLFRIITSPAILVTDFIKVGGIGAAFLNALLILSFNYFLVKLFKIKITGVVIAMFFTVFGFSFFGKNILNILPFYLGGILYSVYTSTDFSEHLISIAFSSALAPFISSVAFYGEVAYETSYINAILIGVLIGFIVVPLAKSLYDFHEGYDLYNLGFTAGILGSVIMAVLKLYHFEINPQFLVSSEYDMALKIICSSVFVAFIVVGFYINNNSFSGYFKLMRDDGYKSDFTKKYGYALTYINMGMMGLISVAFVTFTGQTFNGPILAGLFTVVGFSANGKTIFNTIPIFIGVLLASFGSKGSMFTVAISGLFGTALAPISGVFGPVAGIIAGWLHLAVVQNVGLVHGGLNLYNNGFSAGIVAGFLLPIFNMITDNNNQRKMNIQKKHMNFLKAVQKNIKNKMKEEEGEDK; encoded by the coding sequence ATGGATAATATAAAACAGAGAATTAGACAAATTGAAATTTTAGCACTTACTCTTTTTATGATAATTTTAGTTTGTTTTTTAACATATATAATTAATGAAAGTGAGAATATATTCTTAGGTTTATTTAGAATTATTACTTCTCCAGCTATTTTAGTAACTGATTTTATTAAAGTTGGTGGTATAGGAGCAGCCTTTTTAAATGCACTCTTAATTTTATCTTTTAACTATTTTCTAGTGAAATTATTTAAGATAAAAATAACTGGAGTAGTTATAGCGATGTTCTTTACAGTTTTCGGTTTTTCATTTTTTGGAAAAAATATTTTAAACATATTACCTTTTTATCTAGGTGGTATTCTCTACAGTGTATACACTTCAACTGATTTCTCAGAACATCTTATCTCTATTGCATTTTCAAGTGCTCTAGCTCCTTTTATTAGTAGTGTTGCTTTTTATGGTGAGGTTGCTTATGAAACATCATATATTAATGCAATTTTGATTGGTGTTTTAATTGGATTTATTGTTGTACCCTTAGCAAAGAGCCTTTACGATTTCCATGAAGGTTATGATTTATATAACTTAGGTTTTACAGCTGGAATATTGGGCTCAGTTATAATGGCTGTTTTAAAGTTATATCATTTTGAAATCAACCCACAATTTCTTGTATCTTCTGAGTATGATATGGCATTGAAAATTATATGTTCTTCTGTGTTTGTTGCCTTTATAGTTGTAGGTTTCTATATAAATAATAATTCTTTCTCAGGATATTTTAAACTAATGAGAGATGATGGATATAAATCTGATTTTACTAAAAAATATGGCTATGCTCTAACTTATATTAATATGGGTATGATGGGACTTATCAGTGTTGCTTTTGTTACTTTTACAGGACAAACTTTTAATGGCCCTATACTAGCAGGACTATTTACTGTTGTTGGATTTTCGGCAAATGGAAAAACTATTTTTAATACCATACCTATATTTATAGGAGTACTTCTTGCAAGTTTTGGAAGTAAGGGAAGTATGTTTACGGTAGCTATCTCAGGACTATTTGGAACAGCTCTTGCTCCTATATCAGGTGTATTTGGACCTGTTGCAGGTATAATAGCTGGTTGGTTACACTTAGCCGTTGTACAAAATGTTGGTTTGGTTCATGGTGGACTTAATCTTTACAATAATGGTTTCTCAGCAGGAATTGTTGCTGGATTTTTACTTCCTATATTCAATATGATTACTGATAATAACAATCAAAGAAAAATGAATATCCAAAAGAAACATATGAATTTCTTAAAAGCTGTACAAAAAAATATAAAAAATAAAATGAAGGAAGAAGAAGGTGAAGATAAATGA
- a CDS encoding cyclodeaminase/cyclohydrolase family protein, translating into MKLVELDVLKFLDVVDSNSPAPGGGSVSALASSLGASLARMVAHLSFGKKNYEALSDDVKAKFVANFDELLKIKNELNDLIDRDSEAYNTVMAAYKLPKETDEEKAARSAEIQKSLKYAIQTPYDIVVLSGKAISLLGEILANGNQNAITDIGVGTMLLMVGLEGGILNVKVNLSSIKDAEYVEKITKEIYDIKATAEKEKERIMGIVNAAL; encoded by the coding sequence ATGAAATTAGTAGAATTAGATGTATTAAAATTTTTGGATGTAGTTGACTCAAACTCACCTGCACCTGGTGGAGGATCAGTTTCTGCTCTTGCATCATCTTTAGGAGCAAGTTTAGCAAGAATGGTTGCTCATTTAAGCTTTGGAAAGAAAAACTATGAAGCTCTATCTGATGATGTTAAAGCTAAATTCGTTGCAAACTTTGATGAATTATTAAAAATTAAAAACGAATTAAATGATTTAATCGACAGAGACTCTGAAGCATATAACACAGTTATGGCTGCATACAAATTACCTAAAGAAACTGACGAAGAAAAAGCTGCAAGAAGTGCTGAAATTCAAAAATCTTTAAAATATGCTATTCAAACTCCTTATGATATAGTTGTTTTATCAGGAAAAGCAATCTCTTTACTAGGAGAAATCTTAGCAAATGGAAACCAAAATGCAATAACTGATATTGGTGTAGGAACTATGTTATTAATGGTAGGACTTGAAGGTGGAATCTTAAATGTTAAAGTTAACCTATCTTCAATAAAAGATGCTGAATATGTAGAAAAAATAACAAAAGAAATCTACGATATAAAAGCTACTGCTGAAAAAGAAAAAGAAAGAATAATGGGAATAGTTAACGCTGCATTATAA
- a CDS encoding NADAR family protein: MKYNLENLIKNFNSKKKLKFLFFWGHTENGDEITKACFSQWYSCKFVVDDITYHTAEQYMMAQKALLFNDNEIFHKIMSSKSPKEYKELGRKIKNFSDSKWNENKYQIVLKGNIAKFSQNEKLKAFLLNTGTKVLVEASPYDKIWGIGLSADQENIENPLTWNGENLLGFALMEVRDLISE, encoded by the coding sequence ATGAAATATAATTTAGAAAATTTAATAAAAAATTTTAATTCAAAGAAAAAATTAAAATTTTTATTCTTTTGGGGACATACAGAAAATGGAGATGAAATAACAAAAGCTTGTTTCAGTCAGTGGTATAGCTGTAAATTTGTTGTAGACGACATCACATATCATACTGCTGAACAATATATGATGGCTCAAAAAGCGTTATTATTTAATGATAATGAAATTTTCCATAAAATTATGAGTTCAAAATCTCCAAAAGAATATAAAGAGTTAGGAAGAAAAATTAAAAATTTCTCTGATTCTAAATGGAATGAAAATAAGTATCAAATAGTTTTAAAAGGAAATATTGCTAAGTTTTCACAAAATGAAAAATTAAAAGCTTTTCTTTTAAATACAGGTACTAAAGTTTTGGTTGAAGCTAGCCCTTATGATAAAATTTGGGGAATTGGACTTTCAGCTGATCAAGAAAATATTGAAAACCCTTTAACTTGGAATGGAGAAAATCTTTTAGGTTTTGCTCTTATGGAGGTTAGAGATTTAATTAGCGAGTAA
- the hutI gene encoding imidazolonepropionase, whose translation MQADLVLYNIGQLVTSRELDNSKKMDNIEVIENNGYIVIEKDKIVAVGSGEVPKEYLSPATEMVDLSGKLVTPGLIDSHTHLVHGGSRENEFAMKIAGVPYLEILEKGGGILSTLKSTRNASEQELIEKTLKSLRHMLELGVTTVEAKSGYGLNLEDELKQLEVTKILGYLQPVTLVSTFMAAHATPPEYKENKEGYVQEVIRMLPIVKERNLAEFCDIFCEDKVFSVDESRRILTAAKELGYKLKIHADEIVSLGGVELAAELGATSAEHLMKITDSGINALANSNVIADLLPATSFNLMEHYAPARKMIEAGIQIALSTDYNPGSCPSENLQFVMQIGAAHLKMTPKEVFKAVTINAAKAVDKQDTIGSIEVGKKADITVFDAPSMAYFLYHFGINHTDSVYKNGKLVFKR comes from the coding sequence ATGCAAGCTGATTTAGTTTTATATAATATTGGACAATTAGTTACATCAAGAGAACTTGATAACAGTAAAAAAATGGACAATATTGAAGTAATAGAAAATAATGGATATATAGTAATAGAAAAAGATAAAATAGTTGCTGTTGGTAGTGGAGAAGTTCCAAAAGAATATCTTTCACCTGCAACAGAAATGGTAGATTTAAGTGGTAAATTAGTTACACCTGGACTTATAGATTCTCACACTCACTTAGTTCATGGAGGATCAAGAGAAAATGAATTCGCTATGAAAATTGCTGGAGTACCTTATCTTGAAATATTAGAAAAAGGTGGAGGAATTTTAAGTACTTTAAAATCTACAAGAAATGCAAGCGAACAAGAGCTTATAGAAAAAACTTTAAAAAGTTTAAGACATATGTTAGAACTTGGTGTTACAACTGTTGAAGCTAAAAGTGGATATGGTTTAAATTTAGAAGATGAGTTAAAGCAATTAGAAGTTACTAAAATTTTAGGTTACTTACAACCTGTTACTTTAGTTTCTACATTTATGGCAGCTCATGCTACACCACCTGAATACAAAGAAAACAAAGAAGGATATGTTCAAGAAGTTATAAGAATGTTACCTATTGTTAAAGAAAGAAATTTAGCAGAATTCTGTGATATCTTCTGTGAAGATAAAGTTTTCTCTGTTGATGAAAGTAGAAGAATCTTAACAGCTGCAAAAGAATTAGGATATAAATTAAAAATTCATGCTGATGAAATCGTTTCACTTGGTGGAGTTGAACTTGCTGCTGAATTAGGAGCAACTTCTGCTGAACACTTAATGAAAATAACTGACTCAGGAATAAATGCTCTTGCTAATAGTAATGTAATAGCTGATTTACTTCCTGCAACTTCATTTAACTTAATGGAACACTATGCTCCAGCAAGAAAAATGATAGAAGCTGGAATACAAATAGCTTTATCTACTGACTATAACCCTGGTTCTTGTCCATCTGAAAACTTACAATTTGTTATGCAAATTGGAGCAGCTCATTTAAAAATGACTCCTAAAGAAGTTTTCAAAGCAGTTACTATAAATGCTGCAAAAGCTGTGGATAAACAAGACACAATAGGTTCTATTGAAGTTGGTAAAAAAGCTGATATAACTGTTTTTGATGCTCCAAGTATGGCTTACTTCTTATATCACTTTGGAATAAATCATACTGACAGTGTTTATAAAAATGGAAAATTAGTTTTCAAAAGATAA
- the ftcD gene encoding glutamate formimidoyltransferase: protein MAKIVECIPNYSEGKDLAKIERIVAPYKNNPKVKLLGVEPDANYNRTVVTVLGDPEEVKKAVIESIGIATKEIDMNVHKGEHKRMGATDVVPFLPIQEMTTEECNEISKEVAKAVWEQFQVPVFLYESTATAPNRVSLPDIRKGEYEGMAEKLKQPEWAPDFGERAPHPTAGVTAIGCRMPLIAFNINLATTDMDVPKEIAKAIRFSSGGFRFIQAGPAEILDKGFVQVTMNIKDYTKNPIYRIMETVKMEAKRWGVKVTGCEIIGATPFASLTDSLKYYLACDGIKDDVDAMSMEKVVELMVKYLGLTDFDVKKVLEANI, encoded by the coding sequence ATGGCAAAAATAGTAGAATGTATTCCAAATTATAGTGAAGGTAAGGATTTAGCAAAGATCGAAAGAATCGTAGCACCATATAAAAATAATCCTAAAGTTAAACTTCTAGGTGTTGAACCAGATGCAAATTACAACAGAACAGTTGTTACAGTATTAGGAGATCCTGAAGAAGTTAAAAAAGCTGTTATTGAATCAATAGGAATTGCAACTAAGGAAATAGATATGAATGTTCATAAAGGTGAACACAAAAGAATGGGAGCAACAGACGTTGTACCTTTCTTACCAATTCAAGAAATGACTACTGAAGAATGTAATGAAATTTCAAAAGAAGTGGCTAAAGCAGTTTGGGAACAATTCCAAGTACCTGTTTTCTTATATGAAAGTACAGCAACTGCTCCAAACAGAGTATCTCTACCTGATATCAGAAAAGGTGAATATGAAGGAATGGCAGAAAAATTAAAACAACCTGAATGGGCACCAGATTTTGGAGAAAGAGCTCCTCACCCTACTGCAGGAGTTACAGCTATTGGTTGTAGAATGCCTTTAATAGCTTTCAACATCAACTTAGCTACAACAGATATGGATGTACCTAAAGAAATAGCTAAAGCAATCAGATTCTCAAGTGGAGGATTCAGATTTATCCAAGCTGGACCAGCTGAAATTTTAGATAAAGGTTTTGTACAAGTTACAATGAATATCAAAGACTATACTAAAAACCCTATTTACAGAATCATGGAAACTGTAAAAATGGAAGCTAAGAGATGGGGAGTAAAAGTTACTGGTTGTGAAATCATAGGAGCAACTCCATTCGCATCATTAACTGATTCTTTAAAATACTACTTAGCATGTGATGGAATAAAAGATGATGTAGATGCTATGTCTATGGAAAAAGTTGTTGAATTAATGGTTAAATACTTAGGTTTAACTGATTTCGACGTTAAAAAAGTTTTAGAAGCTAACATCTAA
- a CDS encoding ABC transporter ATP-binding protein — protein MSEDLLIIENISKSFTVDKNKELKALKNINIRLKKGECIGIVGESGCGKSTLARIIVGIEKKTSGKIIFDDKEIDGISKTKDIQMIFQSPLSSFNPRMKIIDYMWEPLRNYFKLSKKESIPLITKSLVDVGLDETALEKYPHEFSGGQLQRITIARAIIIKPKLIVCDEITSALDVSVQKQILELLKKLQKDLALSYLFIGHDLAVVQNISQKIVVMYMGEIVEELDSIDLKTKAKHPYTNLLLNSVFEVNKV, from the coding sequence ATGAGTGAAGATTTATTAATTATAGAAAACATTTCAAAATCATTTACAGTTGATAAAAATAAAGAATTAAAAGCTCTTAAAAATATAAATATTAGATTAAAAAAAGGTGAATGTATAGGAATTGTTGGAGAGTCTGGTTGTGGAAAATCTACTTTAGCTAGAATAATAGTTGGAATAGAAAAGAAAACATCAGGTAAAATTATCTTTGATGACAAAGAAATAGATGGCATTTCTAAAACAAAGGATATTCAAATGATTTTTCAAAGTCCTCTTTCATCTTTTAATCCACGTATGAAAATTATTGACTATATGTGGGAACCTCTTAGAAACTATTTTAAATTATCTAAAAAAGAAAGTATTCCTCTCATAACTAAATCTTTAGTAGATGTTGGTTTAGATGAAACTGCTCTTGAAAAATATCCACATGAATTTTCAGGAGGGCAACTTCAAAGAATTACAATAGCTAGAGCAATAATAATTAAACCTAAATTAATAGTTTGTGATGAAATTACAAGTGCATTAGATGTTTCAGTTCAAAAACAAATTCTAGAGCTTTTAAAAAAATTACAAAAAGATTTAGCCTTATCATATCTTTTTATTGGACATGATTTAGCTGTTGTTCAAAATATTAGCCAGAAAATCGTTGTCATGTATATGGGAGAAATAGTAGAAGAATTAGATTCTATTGATTTAAAAACTAAAGCAAAACATCCCTATACAAATTTACTTTTAAATTCTGTTTTTGAAGTCAATAAAGTATGA
- a CDS encoding ABC transporter ATP-binding protein, with amino-acid sequence MKPLLEIKNLNINYKNSIKAVKNVSLTLEDNQIISIVGESGSGKSTLIRAILKLLPTGGKIESGKIFFLEKDILTLNKKELNKLRGKDIGMIFQDPNSTMDPIKTIKKQFIEYILEHNNISKKEAIDLAKKYLLKLSLTDVDRILKSYPFELSGGMKQRVAIAMSMAQSPRLLLADEPTSALDVTVQAQVIQELKKIRENFNTAIILVTHNMGVASYISDKIAVMKDGELIEFGDKEQIINNPQKEYTKSLLNAVINLK; translated from the coding sequence ATGAAACCTCTATTAGAAATTAAAAATTTGAATATCAACTATAAAAATTCTATAAAAGCTGTAAAAAACGTTAGTCTAACATTGGAAGATAATCAAATTATTTCAATAGTTGGTGAAAGTGGAAGTGGAAAGAGTACTCTGATAAGAGCAATACTCAAACTGCTTCCAACAGGGGGGAAAATAGAAAGTGGGAAGATCTTTTTTTTAGAGAAAGATATTCTTACTTTAAATAAAAAAGAACTTAATAAACTTAGAGGAAAAGATATAGGAATGATATTTCAAGATCCTAATTCAACTATGGATCCAATAAAAACTATTAAAAAACAGTTTATTGAGTATATTTTAGAGCATAATAATATATCTAAAAAGGAAGCCATTGACCTAGCAAAAAAGTATTTATTAAAGCTTAGCTTAACTGATGTAGATAGAATTTTAAAATCCTATCCATTTGAGCTTTCAGGTGGAATGAAACAAAGGGTTGCAATTGCTATGTCAATGGCTCAAAGTCCAAGATTATTATTGGCTGACGAACCAACTAGTGCTCTTGATGTTACTGTTCAAGCACAGGTTATTCAAGAATTAAAAAAAATAAGAGAAAATTTTAATACAGCTATTATTTTAGTTACTCACAACATGGGAGTAGCTTCATATATATCTGATAAAATTGCTGTTATGAAAGATGGGGAACTTATAGAATTTGGAGATAAAGAACAGATTATTAATAATCCTCAAAAAGAGTATACAAAATCATTGTTAAATGCTGTTATAAATTTAAAATAG
- a CDS encoding ABC transporter substrate-binding protein, with translation MKKKILLGIFLALISVGILTSCGTEKEKETVTTEAQATGGHMNIALYWFGETLDPALDWDGWTLTRAAVGETLVTVDENLQLVGQLADSWENVDETTWKFHIRQGVTFQNGNPLTSEAVKASIERTVKINERGESALKLASIDVDGEYVIIKTKEPYGAFLANISDPMFIIVDTSVDTSKFKETPVCTGPYMVTSFKPATSFEAVAYENYWGGKPALGSITVFDIEDDNTRALALQSGDVDMAQGIRAGDIALFTDNKDYIVKTTTGTRIEFLTMNTVKSVLSDKNLRLAVNSAVDYDTIAKVVGGGAVAARAPFPASAPYGYDELNKQTFDLEKAKTLLAEAGYKDTDNDGYVDKDGKNLELNIYGTAGGNTRANSTVAELLESQLKTAGIKANIKIAENLEDIKKNLEFDLLFQNWQTVSTGDSQWFLDNAFKTDGSGNYGKYSNKELDDLINKLATTFDVKERQKITKEASQLIIDEGYGTYIVSQANVNVSNNKVENMHNFPIDYYFLTADTKITK, from the coding sequence GTGAAGAAAAAAATATTATTAGGAATTTTTTTGGCTCTTATTTCAGTTGGAATTTTAACAAGTTGTGGAACTGAAAAAGAAAAAGAAACAGTGACAACAGAGGCTCAAGCTACTGGTGGACATATGAATATTGCTCTTTATTGGTTTGGAGAAACATTAGATCCAGCATTAGACTGGGATGGTTGGACATTGACAAGAGCTGCTGTAGGTGAAACATTAGTAACTGTTGATGAAAATTTACAATTAGTTGGTCAATTAGCTGATTCTTGGGAAAACGTTGATGAAACAACTTGGAAATTTCATATTCGTCAAGGAGTAACTTTCCAAAATGGAAATCCTCTAACTTCAGAAGCAGTTAAAGCTTCTATAGAAAGAACAGTAAAAATAAATGAAAGAGGAGAATCGGCATTAAAGCTAGCTAGTATAGATGTTGATGGAGAATATGTTATTATAAAAACAAAAGAACCTTATGGTGCATTTTTAGCAAACATATCTGATCCTATGTTTATAATTGTTGACACTAGTGTTGATACTTCTAAATTTAAAGAAACACCAGTTTGTACAGGTCCATATATGGTAACTTCGTTTAAACCTGCTACTTCATTTGAAGCAGTTGCTTATGAAAACTATTGGGGAGGAAAACCTGCACTTGGTAGTATAACTGTATTTGATATAGAAGATGATAATACAAGAGCTCTTGCATTACAATCAGGTGATGTTGATATGGCTCAAGGTATAAGAGCTGGAGATATAGCTTTATTTACTGATAATAAAGACTACATTGTTAAGACTACAACTGGAACTCGTATTGAATTTTTGACAATGAATACAGTAAAATCTGTTCTAAGTGATAAAAATCTTCGTTTAGCTGTTAACTCAGCAGTAGATTATGATACTATTGCAAAAGTTGTTGGTGGAGGAGCAGTAGCAGCAAGAGCCCCTTTCCCAGCTAGTGCACCTTATGGTTATGATGAACTTAATAAACAAACTTTTGATTTAGAAAAAGCTAAAACTCTTTTAGCAGAAGCTGGATATAAAGATACAGATAATGATGGTTATGTTGATAAAGATGGAAAAAATCTTGAACTAAATATCTATGGAACTGCTGGTGGAAATACTAGAGCAAACTCAACTGTAGCTGAACTTTTAGAATCTCAACTAAAAACAGCTGGAATAAAAGCTAATATTAAAATTGCTGAAAATCTTGAAGATATTAAAAAGAATTTAGAATTTGATCTTTTATTCCAAAACTGGCAAACAGTTTCAACTGGAGATTCTCAATGGTTCCTAGATAATGCTTTCAAGACTGATGGAAGTGGAAACTATGGTAAATATAGTAACAAAGAATTGGATGACTTAATTAATAAACTAGCTACTACATTTGACGTAAAAGAACGTCAAAAAATAACAAAAGAAGCTAGTCAACTAATAATAGATGAAGGGTATGGAACATATATAGTGAGTCAAGCTAACGTAAATGTTTCAAATAATAAAGTGGAAAATATGCATAATTTCCCAATAGATTATTATTTCTTGACAGCAGATACAAAAATAACAAAATAG